From the genome of Populus alba chromosome 10, ASM523922v2, whole genome shotgun sequence, one region includes:
- the LOC118060096 gene encoding germin-like protein 9-3 produces MASSLITALLFVTFIATVTASDPDIITDFVVPANLTKIDGDFFTFTALRGFFDSDHPPNFKVTEAGMADSQNPATAISASGSANAGTVSVPTTVFATGIDDNILAKALKTDVATIQKLKAGLAVKA; encoded by the coding sequence ATGGCCTCAAGCTTGATAACTGCACTTCTTTTTGTGACATTCATTGCTACGGTCACAGCGAGTGATCCTGATATCATCACAGACTTTGTAGTCCCGGCAAATCTAACAAAGATCGATGGGGATTTCTTCACCTTTACCGCCCTCAGAGGCTTCTTTGACAGCGACCACCCACCAAACTTCAAGGTGACAGAAGCTGGCATGGCAGATTCCCAGAACCCTGCCACAGCTATCTCGGCCTCTGGCAGTGCAAATGCCGGCACTGTATCTGTGCCCACAACTGTGTTTGCTACTGGCATTGATGATAATATCCTGGCCAAGGCTCTTAAAACTGATGTTGCTACTATCCAGAAGCTCAAAGCAGGTCTTGCAGTGAAGGCCTAA
- the LOC118059804 gene encoding germin-like protein 9-3 yields the protein MGFVLVSVLIFACFQIAVSGDADIISDFIVPPNVTKVDGRLFTCTALRSLVGAKPPTSFTASKVSMPEFPALNGQSVSYAFLQYPAGTLNPPRTHPPSAELLFLVDGCLEVGFVGTANKLFTQTLEAGDMFVFPKGRVHYQYNNDPKNLAGTVSIPSTLFTTGVDSGILAEAFETDVATIEKIKAGFA from the exons ATGG GATTCGTCTTGGTATCAGTCCTAATCTTCGCCTGTTTCCAAATAGCAGTATCTGGAGATGCAGATATAATCTCTGATTTTATAGTGCCACCAAATGTCACGAAAGTTGATGGCAGGTTGTTCACTTGTACTGCTTTACGGTCTCTTGTCGGGGCTAAACCACCAACATCTTTCACTGCCTCAAAAGTAAGCATGCCGGAGTTTCCAGCTCTCAATGGACAAAGTGTTTCTTATGCATTTCTACAGTATCCAGCAGGCACGCTGAACCCTCCTCGCACTCATCCTCCGTCAGCTGAGCTGCTGTTTCTTGTCGATGGTTGCCTTGAAGTGGGATTTGTTGGCACAGCTAACAAGCTTTTCACACAGACACTCGAAGCTGGGGACATGTTTGTGTTTCCAAAGGGACGTGTTCACTACCAGTATAATAATGATCCTAAGAATCTGGCCGGAACCGTGTCAATTCCAAGCACTCTGTTCACAACTGGCGTTGATAGTGGGATTTTGGCAGAGGCTTTCGAGACTGATGTTGCTACCATAGAAAAAATCAAGGCAGGTTTCGCCTAA